In Styela clava chromosome 14, kaStyClav1.hap1.2, whole genome shotgun sequence, the following are encoded in one genomic region:
- the LOC144431979 gene encoding uncharacterized protein LOC144431979, which yields MAFNIWTELIFLASINMLCDASSLKIKIGDPCGIPHGSGRWMNKNNTFGCDQCDAGEYWDSYNNTCSPCTGSLTSCKPNVLSSSCSHHWRDCETTSPSTTTRNVSTDKPVINTSLNIHSTASVEHITSPTSTKEITNANIRPITSASFQSSFTSSTTVKTSVEHSEKTHLEPWVYIIIVLGLIFLIVSIAILIFRVYKHRTSQQSRPPNDTLDNLTDSGEKLLENSQS from the exons ATGGCGTTTAATATATGGACTGAATTGATATTTCTTGCTTCTATCAATATGCTCTGCGATGCATCATCTTTGAAAATTAag aTCGGCGACCCTTGCGGAATTCCTCATGGATCTGGAAGATGGATGaacaaaaataacacatttGGGTGTGATCAGTGTGATGCAGGCGAATATTGGGATTCGTATAATAACACATGTTCGCCGTGCACTGGTTCACTGACCAGCTGCAAACCAAATGTATTATCAAGTTCTTGCAGTCACCATTGGAG GGATTGTGAGACCACGTCACCCAGCACAACTACAAGAAATGTGTCAACTGATAAACCAGTGATCAATACTTCGTTGAATATTCACAGCACGGCGTCAGTTGAACATATCACCAGTCCAACATCCACCAAAGAAATAACCAATGCGAATATTAGGCCAATTACTTCGGCCTCGTTTCAGTCGTCTTTTACTTCAAGCACAACTGTGAAAACCAGTGTTGAACACAGCGAAAAAACACATTTAGAGCCATGGGTTTACATTATTATAGTACTGGGGTTAATATTTCTCATTGTCAGTAttgctattttaatatttagagTATATAAACATCGCACATCGCAGCAAAGTAGGCCTCCAAATGATACACTAGACAACCTGACTGATTCTGGCGAAAAGTTGCTCGAAAACAGCCAATCTTGA